Within Marinobacter sp. JH2, the genomic segment CTTTTTTAAGCTGTAGCTGGATTCTCTGATCCTCGTCTTCCTTTACATCGAACATCTCATTGATCACACGACCAACCTGCGCGTAACGCGGGGCAAAGCTGTAACCGAACAGGTCCAGCAGAGCGAAATTGACGTGATTGACCCCGTGGGTATCTGTTGAGAGTACGTCCGGGATGATCTCCGAGCTGTTATTCATTAACAAGTCAAAGATGTAGTGGGATTCGTGTTCATTCGCGCCGATCACCCGGGCATTGATGGCGGCATGGTTGGCAATTAAGCTCATGGCCGAGACGCCTTTCTGAGTACCGAAGTACTTCGAAGAGTAGCGTGTTTTGAAGGTCTCTCGCCGAGCCTCGAACTTTTGGCCATCGGCACTGGCGTGGATAACATCCTCTTGGATGTTGTAATGCTTAAAGATGGGAAGCTTGGCTGTCGCGTTGCTGATGTTGTCGTTAGCCGTATTCAGGGTTTCCAGTCGTAGATAGTTTGCCTGGATGGTGCTGAGCTGGTCATAGGTGCGATCGGAGATTTGTGCCATACCGTAGATTCCTTGGTTAGTCGCATTTCCCACTAGAATCGCCAACAGGTCATATTCGTGGACTCTGCTCTTGGGCTGCGAGCCCAGCACATGTTCAAAGCAGTCAATGAATCCAGTGTCGCGATCCACCATGCGAAGCACATCGGCAACGCCCGTCGTCGGTATTTGCTGGAAGAATGGGTTGTTGACCAAGTACTTTTTACTTGCCGTCGGTAACCGCCACAGGCGCTTACCCTTGGGATTACGTAGAATAATATTTCGGTTATCGCCTCGTTCCAGATATTCACTGACTTCATGCAAACGGATCTCCAGATCCCTAGTCATTGGCTCAATCAGTTTGTTCGGTTCGGCGGCCAACTTTGGTAGCTGGGTTTGCTCCAGCAACTTTGCCTTATCCCTTCGCCAACGTTCTCGACTCACCAGATCTGCTTCCAAGGCCCTGTATTTAATGACATTCGGCAAGGTCAGTTGCCCATTTAGCCGATCGGGAATCTGTAGATACAGGTACCATTCGTAGCGACCTGGCTTGAAATTTCCATCTTGGTCCTGCAAGAGCGGCAACTGTTTTTTGGGAGGTAGACGGCGGTCTATATTTGCCTTTGAGATGACTCCTTGATCTGATAAGTCGAGTCGAGCGTGATCCAGTACTGCTGCTAGACGTAGAGTGCCTTCACTGCCTTCAAAGCGCAGGCAAAGAAACAGCTGCCGAAGCAACCCTTCCCTCAAGCTATCTCTCTGATCATAATACTGCCACATAGCTTCCTCAACGGAACGCTTTTGCTCATTCAGGAACAGGCAGACGGATTCCAGCTCTTTAGCCGCAAGCAGCTTCAACGCCTGCTGCTTTACCGCTCCAAAGGGTTGCTGTTGATCGATGCTCTCATCAATGAACAGGTGCAGAACTTCCGCCGCCTTGCTGACATTTTTAGCGGCTTTTTGCCAGTCTTGATAAACCGCGTCCTGCGCATATGCCTTGGCTTTTTGTTTTATCTGTCGAACATGATGAACAAAACCATCGGCAATGCGTTCCAGTGCCTGCACCCGGCGGGTTTGCAAATAACACAACAGATAAAGGCGTTGATTGCCAATAGACTGGTGCTTCAGCTTGGCACCGTAGTAATCCACCCGC encodes:
- a CDS encoding Tn3 family transposase codes for the protein MATEKRIKILTEAEIAELFGPPILSSNDQRFFFTLNDAELAECNRIRERDHRCMFVVLLGYFKVKPIMLSPGYHQIKQDLKYVCSEVFPGPGLRPFNLTQKARVRIYQRIFKLTGHQRWLNKSHSSALIKDLNEHARAWGQPRSLFDRAIECLSAQKVAIPGYTVLQDLISEVVGVTNDQFVRKLEELISADLAVMLSELVIGNNSLTLRQLRQSARNFTGTELEKELTVLSYIQSWMPEVNEVLSVLSLSSKNQQHFAERVDYYGAKLKHQSIGNQRLYLLCYLQTRRVQALERIADGFVHHVRQIKQKAKAYAQDAVYQDWQKAAKNVSKAAEVLHLFIDESIDQQQPFGAVKQQALKLLAAKELESVCLFLNEQKRSVEEAMWQYYDQRDSLREGLLRQLFLCLRFEGSEGTLRLAAVLDHARLDLSDQGVISKANIDRRLPPKKQLPLLQDQDGNFKPGRYEWYLYLQIPDRLNGQLTLPNVIKYRALEADLVSRERWRRDKAKLLEQTQLPKLAAEPNKLIEPMTRDLEIRLHEVSEYLERGDNRNIILRNPKGKRLWRLPTASKKYLVNNPFFQQIPTTGVADVLRMVDRDTGFIDCFEHVLGSQPKSRVHEYDLLAILVGNATNQGIYGMAQISDRTYDQLSTIQANYLRLETLNTANDNISNATAKLPIFKHYNIQEDVIHASADGQKFEARRETFKTRYSSKYFGTQKGVSAMSLIANHAAINARVIGANEHESHYIFDLLMNNSSEIIPDVLSTDTHGVNHVNFALLDLFGYSFAPRYAQVGRVINEMFDVKEDEDQRIQLQLKKAINTKRIMLHWDTIQRIAVSLKERKTTQATLVRKLSGYKSNHPLLEALTEYNRLVKATYLLNYIDDASLRNYVQRALNRGEAYHQLRRAISNVNGDQFRGSSDEEIQLWNECARLVTNAIIYFNSSILSQLLTSFEYHGDNKRAQIVKQASPVAWYNINLKGIYTFELSKKLPDLEELMRSIEGYLPVR